In a single window of the Paenibacillus sp. MMS20-IR301 genome:
- a CDS encoding HAMP domain-containing sensor histidine kinase translates to MIRKGMRRQIVLHYILVVFVALLLVETIFLLAIRTYYYDSIYSKITLHISTAETFLKYELSDERSPNQLQKLLDFFNLEYTELEILTLNGDIITSSTGFQPDRTITTSDVPEAVGGSIGRWVGRQAGTNESVMAVSKMVQINGHDTYVLRYLTSMEGVNADLLNLTLLSIGIGAAVMTIVVLFSFGLANSIVRPLNNITAVSAQMAKGKFTTRIKGDYRYEIGELASTLNYMAEEIVRSNQIKDDFISSISHELRTPLTSIKGWSETLISGGYDPEETKLGVGIISKESDRLIGLVEEILDFSKLQQNEMKLSIGQVDIKVLLQETLLNIWAKAEKKRIHLLLECEETIYTKGDANRLKQVFLNLVDNAVKFSPEDSSIVLSAERLSHDEMAVAVRDSGIGISEAHLARVRDRFFQVDALNGGTGLGLAISQQIVELHNGKLEMDSELGKGTQVTVILPLIEQALPVDGSQL, encoded by the coding sequence ATGATCAGGAAGGGGATGCGCAGACAGATTGTACTGCACTATATTCTTGTAGTCTTTGTGGCGCTTCTCCTCGTTGAGACTATCTTTCTGCTGGCGATCCGGACGTATTATTACGACAGTATTTACAGCAAAATAACCCTTCATATCAGCACCGCCGAAACGTTTCTGAAATACGAACTGTCGGATGAGCGTTCACCCAATCAGCTCCAGAAGCTGCTTGATTTCTTCAATCTCGAATATACCGAGCTTGAGATTCTGACATTGAACGGTGATATCATCACCAGCTCAACCGGCTTTCAGCCTGACCGGACCATTACGACCAGTGATGTTCCCGAGGCGGTAGGCGGCAGTATCGGACGCTGGGTAGGCCGTCAGGCCGGCACGAATGAGAGTGTAATGGCTGTCTCGAAGATGGTGCAGATTAACGGGCATGATACTTATGTTTTGCGGTACCTGACCTCGATGGAGGGGGTGAATGCGGACCTGCTTAATCTGACCCTGCTCTCCATCGGTATCGGGGCAGCGGTTATGACCATTGTTGTCCTGTTCAGCTTCGGACTGGCCAATTCCATAGTGCGTCCGCTCAATAATATAACGGCGGTATCGGCGCAGATGGCCAAAGGCAAATTCACTACCCGCATCAAAGGGGATTACCGGTACGAAATCGGTGAACTGGCTTCAACGCTCAATTATATGGCGGAGGAGATTGTCCGCAGCAACCAGATCAAGGATGATTTCATTTCCTCTATCTCCCATGAACTGCGTACACCTCTGACCAGTATCAAGGGCTGGAGTGAGACGCTGATCTCCGGCGGCTATGATCCCGAGGAAACCAAGCTCGGTGTCGGCATTATCTCGAAGGAAAGCGACCGGCTGATCGGGCTGGTAGAGGAGATCCTCGACTTCTCCAAGCTGCAGCAGAATGAAATGAAGCTGTCCATCGGACAGGTGGATATCAAGGTGCTGCTGCAGGAGACCCTGCTGAATATCTGGGCGAAGGCTGAGAAGAAGCGGATTCACCTGCTGCTTGAGTGCGAGGAGACGATCTATACGAAAGGGGATGCCAACCGCCTGAAGCAGGTGTTCCTGAATCTGGTTGACAATGCGGTGAAATTCTCGCCGGAAGATTCCAGCATTGTGTTGTCCGCAGAGCGGCTGTCCCATGATGAAATGGCAGTAGCCGTACGCGACAGCGGAATCGGCATCAGTGAAGCCCATTTGGCCCGGGTGCGCGACCGTTTCTTCCAGGTCGATGCGCTCAACGGGGGAACCGGCCTCGGGCTCGCGATTTCCCAGCAGATTGTCGAGCTGCATAACGGCAAGCTGGAAATGGACAGTGAGCTGGGTAAAGGTACACAGGTCACTGTGATTCTGCCGCTGATCGAGCAGGCCCTGCCGGTTGATGGCAGCCAGCTCTAA
- a CDS encoding glucose-1-phosphate adenylyltransferase: protein MSKKECIAMLLAGGEGRRLAPLTSSMAKPAVPFGGQYRIIDFPLSNCVNSRIDTVGVLTQYEANSLHQHIGEGEPWGLHSRSDQGVKLLPSGIEGRESYTGTADAIYKNIDFIDSQNPQHVLILSADHIYHMDYRKMLDYHILKAAKATISVMEVPWDEASRFGVMNVNEELQISEFAEKPKAPKSNLASMGIYLFEWAYLKEHLLRDATSADSGHDFGKDVIPAMLDAGDQLFAYRFAGYWRDVGTVDSLWEAHMDLLQEEDGFSLDNSRWPMYSRALRTKLAAYRPRAQAPSTDCLVHETCLLEGSLQRSVIFGGVEIGKQSKIKQSVVMPGVRIGRGVLIENAIIGEGAVIKDGAVIKGSADNIVVVGPHEIVAAKPLIRTQPSRLLQEVYEKTGRLVAEGMPS, encoded by the coding sequence ATGAGTAAAAAAGAATGTATCGCCATGCTCCTGGCAGGCGGGGAAGGACGCAGATTAGCCCCCTTGACCTCCAGTATGGCTAAGCCTGCAGTCCCTTTCGGTGGACAGTACAGAATCATTGATTTTCCCCTCAGCAACTGTGTGAATTCGAGAATTGACACTGTAGGTGTGCTGACACAGTACGAAGCAAACTCATTGCATCAGCATATTGGTGAAGGTGAGCCCTGGGGCCTGCACAGCCGCAGTGATCAGGGAGTGAAGCTGCTTCCTTCCGGAATTGAAGGGAGAGAGAGCTACACAGGTACCGCTGACGCCATTTATAAAAACATTGATTTCATAGACAGTCAAAATCCGCAGCATGTCCTCATTTTGTCGGCTGACCATATTTATCATATGGATTACCGCAAAATGCTGGATTACCATATCCTCAAAGCAGCCAAGGCAACGATTTCAGTCATGGAGGTACCGTGGGATGAAGCGAGCCGCTTTGGTGTGATGAATGTAAATGAGGAGCTGCAAATTTCCGAATTTGCCGAGAAGCCAAAGGCTCCCAAGAGCAATCTGGCCTCCATGGGTATCTATTTATTTGAATGGGCGTATTTGAAAGAGCATTTGCTGCGTGATGCTACCAGTGCCGACTCCGGCCATGATTTCGGTAAAGATGTAATCCCGGCTATGCTGGATGCGGGTGATCAATTGTTCGCTTACCGTTTTGCAGGATACTGGAGAGATGTAGGTACCGTTGACAGCCTCTGGGAGGCTCATATGGACCTGCTACAGGAAGAAGACGGCTTCAGCCTCGATAACTCCCGCTGGCCGATGTACAGCCGCGCGCTGCGTACCAAGCTGGCAGCTTACCGGCCGCGGGCTCAGGCTCCATCCACGGATTGCCTGGTCCATGAGACCTGCCTGCTGGAAGGCAGCCTGCAGCGTTCTGTAATCTTCGGCGGTGTAGAGATCGGCAAGCAGAGCAAAATCAAACAGAGCGTCGTAATGCCGGGCGTACGCATCGGCCGCGGTGTCCTGATCGAGAATGCGATTATTGGTGAAGGAGCCGTCATTAAAGACGGCGCTGTGATCAAGGGCAGTGCAGACAATATTGTAGTAGTCGGCCCTCATGAGATCGTAGCGGCCAAACCGCTCATCCGTACCCAGCCTTCCCGGCTCCTGCAAGAGGTCTATGAGAAGACCGGCCGCCTGGTCGCCGAAGGAATGCCTTCTTAA
- the glgB gene encoding 1,4-alpha-glucan branching protein GlgB, with amino-acid sequence MLGAHIAVEEGQAGVRFTVWAPHAAYVGLAGDHNSWDGTTDLDTLYKIPESGFWSRFFPGITPGTFYKYRITGADGTSFLKADPYAFKAELRPATASVVADLGGYQWGDAAWRRKSKPPYNAPMNIYEMHVGTWRQKEDGELYTYKELSSLLIPYLTDMSYTHVEFMPLAEHPYDLSWGYQGTGYFAATSRFGEPQDLMYLIDQLHQAGIGVILDWVPAHFAKDAHGLRMFDGSPLYEYADPLLAEKPGWGTLSFDFSKPEISSFLISNALFWFEQYHIDGMRVDAVTSMLRLDFEKQHHQYRRNRNGGMENLEAIAFIQQLNTAIFRYYPKALMMAEESSAWPGVTSPVHEGGLGFNYKWNMGWMNDTLGYIEHDFGARPYHHNLLTFPICYAYSENYTLPLSHDEVVHGKKSLLDKMPGTYEQKFAGLRLLLGYQISHPGKKLLFMGGEFGQFIEWKDQDQLDWLLLDYEAHRRMLAYTAALNKLYLTEKALWELDHDMEGYQWIDADDSGQSVVSYIRRGKKTVDTLLIIINFQPVERRNYRIGVPRPGTYEEIFSSENIEYGGTGIHNEPLKSTKKDWHNQLNSLELTIPPLGFLVLKKTGRKAVK; translated from the coding sequence ATGCTTGGCGCGCACATTGCCGTAGAAGAAGGGCAGGCCGGCGTTCGCTTTACCGTGTGGGCTCCTCATGCGGCATATGTAGGACTGGCTGGTGATCATAACAGCTGGGATGGAACAACAGACCTCGACACGTTATATAAGATACCCGAATCAGGATTTTGGAGTCGTTTTTTTCCGGGAATAACACCGGGAACTTTTTACAAATACAGGATTACTGGTGCAGACGGGACAAGCTTCCTCAAAGCCGACCCGTACGCGTTCAAGGCTGAGCTTCGCCCGGCGACGGCATCCGTTGTGGCCGATCTGGGCGGTTACCAGTGGGGGGATGCGGCATGGCGGCGGAAGAGCAAGCCTCCGTACAATGCACCAATGAATATTTACGAAATGCACGTTGGCACCTGGCGCCAGAAGGAAGACGGGGAGCTGTACACCTACAAAGAGCTGAGCAGCCTGCTGATTCCTTATCTGACCGATATGAGCTACACCCATGTGGAATTTATGCCGCTGGCTGAGCATCCCTATGATCTGTCCTGGGGATATCAGGGCACAGGTTATTTTGCCGCTACCAGCCGTTTCGGCGAGCCGCAGGATCTCATGTATCTGATCGATCAGCTGCATCAGGCAGGAATCGGCGTCATACTGGATTGGGTTCCGGCCCATTTTGCCAAGGATGCGCACGGTCTCCGAATGTTCGACGGTTCTCCGCTCTATGAGTACGCAGATCCGCTGCTGGCTGAGAAGCCGGGCTGGGGCACCTTGTCCTTTGATTTCAGCAAACCGGAGATTTCCTCGTTTCTGATCTCCAATGCACTATTCTGGTTTGAGCAGTATCATATTGACGGCATGCGTGTAGATGCAGTGACCAGCATGCTGCGGCTGGATTTCGAGAAGCAGCACCACCAGTACAGAAGGAACAGGAACGGCGGCATGGAGAATCTGGAGGCGATTGCTTTTATCCAGCAGCTTAATACGGCAATCTTCCGTTATTATCCGAAGGCGCTGATGATGGCTGAAGAATCCAGTGCCTGGCCGGGCGTCACCTCACCGGTGCATGAAGGCGGACTGGGCTTCAATTACAAATGGAACATGGGCTGGATGAACGACACCCTGGGTTACATAGAACATGATTTCGGGGCAAGGCCGTACCATCATAATCTGCTGACCTTTCCGATCTGTTATGCCTATTCGGAGAACTATACCCTTCCGCTGTCCCATGATGAGGTGGTGCACGGCAAGAAATCGCTGCTCGACAAAATGCCGGGTACCTATGAGCAGAAGTTTGCCGGCCTGAGGCTCCTGCTCGGTTATCAGATCAGTCATCCGGGGAAGAAGCTCCTGTTCATGGGCGGTGAATTCGGACAATTTATTGAATGGAAGGACCAGGACCAGCTGGACTGGCTGCTGCTGGATTATGAAGCCCACCGCAGGATGCTGGCGTATACCGCTGCTCTGAACAAGCTCTATCTTACGGAGAAAGCGCTGTGGGAGCTGGATCATGATATGGAGGGCTACCAGTGGATTGACGCAGACGACAGCGGACAAAGCGTGGTTTCTTATATCCGCAGGGGCAAAAAAACTGTCGACACGCTGCTGATCATTATCAACTTCCAGCCGGTGGAGCGGCGTAATTACCGGATCGGCGTACCGCGTCCAGGAACCTATGAAGAGATATTCAGCTCAGAGAATATAGAATATGGCGGAACAGGTATTCACAATGAACCGCTGAAGAGCACGAAGAAGGATTGGCATAACCAGCTGAACAGCCTGGAGCTGACGATCCCGCCGCTTGGATTCCTGGTGCTGAAGAAAACGGGACGCAAAGCAGTTAAATAA
- the glgA gene encoding glycogen synthase GlgA, whose translation MKVLFAAAEAHPFIKTGGLADVIGALPKALKAAGVDVRVILPKYKGIAEKYSSQMEHVTELEVPIGWRNQYCGIERIVFEGVPVYFVDNEYYFGRDGIYGYMDDGERFAFYNRAVLECLPAIQFQPDVLHCHDWHAAVIPLLLQGHYRHDPFYSGMRTVFTIHNLLYQGVFPYSVLGELLGLDGGYFPSVEYYGNVNFMKGGIVHSDHVTTVSPTYADEIRTPYYGYGLDGLLGSRSEALSGIVNGIDTKVYNPASDAAIYTRYRSNLAKKAENKLGLQQELGLPVAPYIPMVGMVTRLVDSKGLDLLTRVLDELLYYDDIQFVLLGTGDEVYERWFREAQWRYPTKLSSQITFSDALSRKIYAASDLFLMPSKFEPCGISQLLALRYGSIPVVRETGGLNDTVHAYNEVTGEGNGFTFKDYNAHDMMHTLRRAVSFYHQPDHWKRVAKNAFSGDYSWNVSAQQYIDIYTKITE comes from the coding sequence ATGAAAGTTTTATTTGCCGCAGCGGAAGCCCATCCGTTTATCAAAACAGGCGGACTCGCCGATGTCATCGGCGCTTTGCCGAAAGCGCTCAAGGCCGCCGGAGTGGATGTACGGGTCATTTTGCCCAAGTATAAGGGAATTGCCGAGAAGTATTCCTCGCAGATGGAGCATGTAACTGAGCTTGAGGTGCCGATCGGCTGGCGCAACCAGTATTGCGGAATTGAACGAATCGTCTTTGAAGGTGTGCCTGTGTACTTTGTAGACAATGAGTACTATTTCGGGCGCGACGGAATCTACGGGTATATGGATGACGGTGAACGTTTTGCCTTCTACAACCGGGCGGTGCTGGAATGCCTGCCGGCCATTCAGTTTCAGCCGGATGTGCTGCATTGCCATGACTGGCATGCAGCGGTAATCCCGCTGCTGCTGCAGGGACACTATCGGCATGATCCCTTCTACAGCGGAATGCGCACCGTGTTCACGATACATAATCTCCTGTATCAGGGCGTATTCCCGTATTCGGTACTGGGCGAGCTGCTTGGCCTGGACGGCGGGTACTTCCCGAGCGTGGAGTATTATGGCAATGTGAATTTCATGAAGGGCGGGATCGTACACAGTGATCATGTCACTACGGTCAGCCCGACTTATGCAGATGAAATCCGTACGCCTTATTATGGTTACGGGCTGGACGGGCTGCTTGGCTCACGCTCTGAGGCGCTGAGCGGAATCGTCAACGGAATTGATACCAAGGTGTATAATCCGGCCAGTGATGCGGCGATTTACACCCGGTACCGTTCCAACCTGGCTAAGAAAGCCGAGAATAAGCTGGGCCTCCAGCAGGAGCTGGGTCTGCCTGTCGCTCCGTATATCCCTATGGTGGGGATGGTTACAAGGCTTGTAGATTCCAAAGGTCTCGATTTGCTGACCCGCGTACTGGATGAGCTGCTGTACTATGATGATATCCAGTTCGTGCTGCTCGGCACGGGAGATGAAGTCTATGAGCGCTGGTTCCGTGAAGCGCAGTGGCGTTATCCTACCAAGCTGTCGTCGCAGATTACGTTCAGTGATGCCTTGTCCCGCAAAATCTATGCCGCCAGCGACCTGTTCCTGATGCCGTCCAAGTTTGAGCCCTGCGGGATCAGCCAGCTGCTCGCCTTACGTTATGGCAGTATTCCGGTTGTACGTGAGACCGGCGGGCTGAATGACACCGTTCATGCCTATAACGAAGTGACCGGTGAAGGCAACGGCTTCACCTTTAAGGATTACAACGCCCACGATATGATGCACACGCTCCGCCGTGCCGTATCCTTTTACCACCAGCCCGACCACTGGAAAAGAGTAGCCAAGAATGCCTTCTCCGGCGATTACAGCTGGAACGTATCGGCGCAGCAGTACATTGATATTTATACCAAGATTACGGAGTAG
- a CDS encoding nuclear transport factor 2 family protein has protein sequence MKEREQIIADYFESWIYKNKPVLAKTFAPDIIYTECYGPEYHGLAAIEQWFDDWNTKGTVLCWEIKQFIHQGSSTAVEWYFQCEYESEIGDFDGVSLIEFNAGNRIVRLKEFQSKTPHYYPYGENEAAAGSASDN, from the coding sequence ATGAAAGAACGGGAACAGATCATTGCAGATTATTTTGAGTCCTGGATTTATAAAAACAAACCGGTATTAGCGAAAACCTTCGCTCCGGACATCATCTACACGGAATGCTACGGTCCTGAATACCACGGATTAGCTGCTATTGAGCAATGGTTCGACGATTGGAACACGAAGGGTACGGTCCTCTGCTGGGAGATCAAACAATTCATTCATCAAGGCAGTTCAACTGCCGTTGAGTGGTACTTCCAGTGCGAATATGAGTCGGAGATTGGAGATTTTGACGGAGTGTCATTGATTGAATTTAATGCTGGGAACAGAATTGTGAGGTTAAAGGAGTTTCAATCGAAAACACCACACTATTATCCGTACGGAGAAAACGAAGCAGCAGCTGGCTCAGCCTCTGATAATTAG
- a CDS encoding alpha-glycosidase, which produces MLLEAMYHVPRDKWAYAYDTKTIHLRVRTKRDDVDYVVALTGDKYDWEHTSYDIIMEKAASDDKFDYWEAAVRPKYKRLSYTFRVSKGQETVYLLDNGIRTYCPQPPNHFYEFPYIHGIDLFKVPTWAKDAVFYQIMTERFANGNPLNDPEGTEAWGGKPELDNFFGGDLQGVLDHLDDLQELGINALYFTPLFVSPSNHKYDIVDYKRVDPYFGDNELLKQVVEECHKRGIRVMLDAVFNHCSDQFPPFQDVLQKGEYSVYRDWFHINSYPAEIVDGIPTYDTFGFYGNMPKFNTANHEVKSYLLEVAEYWIKEIKVDGWRLDVANEVDHHFWRDFRKVVKAANPDAYIVGEVWSDSLNWLLGDQFDSVMNYPFSGTVLEFFNGGMDGITFGQRIGGLLMRYPQQTNEVVFNLLGSHDTPRLLTVLGEDKRKLKLTVVFLFTFMGTPCIYYGDEIGLTGHEDPDCRKCMEWDKDKQDRELYDFYRLMIALRKEHKALREGRFRILYARENDPCIVYERADELIHFTVWMNNSPQLRTLSHPMETDDWLDALTGEAVIPENGMMNIALDPYRYRILYRNLD; this is translated from the coding sequence ATGCTGCTGGAAGCAATGTACCATGTTCCCCGTGATAAGTGGGCTTATGCCTACGACACCAAAACTATACATCTGCGGGTACGCACGAAACGTGATGATGTAGACTATGTTGTTGCGCTCACTGGCGACAAGTACGATTGGGAGCATACTTCTTATGACATCATCATGGAAAAAGCCGCCTCAGACGATAAATTCGACTACTGGGAAGCGGCCGTCCGGCCCAAATACAAGCGGCTCAGCTATACTTTCCGGGTCAGCAAAGGACAAGAAACGGTGTATCTGCTCGATAACGGCATCCGCACCTATTGTCCGCAGCCGCCAAACCATTTTTACGAATTCCCTTATATTCACGGGATTGATCTGTTCAAGGTTCCGACCTGGGCCAAGGACGCGGTGTTCTATCAGATTATGACCGAGCGGTTCGCAAACGGCAATCCCCTGAATGATCCTGAGGGAACAGAGGCCTGGGGCGGCAAGCCGGAGCTGGATAACTTCTTCGGGGGTGACCTCCAGGGGGTGCTCGATCATCTGGATGATCTGCAGGAGCTCGGCATTAATGCCCTCTACTTCACGCCGCTGTTCGTCTCCCCTTCCAACCATAAATACGACATTGTTGACTATAAAAGAGTGGACCCGTATTTCGGCGATAATGAGCTGCTGAAGCAGGTAGTGGAGGAATGCCACAAGCGCGGCATCCGTGTTATGCTGGACGCCGTGTTCAATCACTGCAGCGATCAGTTTCCGCCATTCCAGGATGTGCTGCAAAAGGGAGAGTACTCCGTTTACCGTGACTGGTTCCACATTAATTCATATCCGGCGGAAATTGTTGACGGCATTCCGACGTATGACACCTTCGGCTTCTATGGTAATATGCCGAAATTTAACACTGCCAATCACGAAGTGAAGTCCTACCTGCTGGAGGTTGCCGAGTACTGGATCAAGGAGATTAAAGTCGACGGCTGGCGGCTGGATGTAGCCAATGAGGTCGATCATCATTTCTGGCGTGATTTCCGTAAAGTAGTCAAAGCCGCGAACCCGGATGCCTATATCGTCGGCGAGGTATGGAGCGACTCGTTAAACTGGCTGCTCGGTGACCAGTTTGATTCTGTGATGAATTATCCGTTCTCAGGTACCGTACTGGAATTCTTCAACGGCGGAATGGACGGGATTACCTTCGGTCAGCGCATCGGCGGCCTGCTTATGCGTTATCCCCAGCAGACGAACGAGGTTGTCTTTAATCTGCTGGGCAGCCATGACACCCCCCGCCTGCTGACCGTCCTTGGCGAAGATAAGCGCAAGCTGAAGCTGACCGTCGTCTTCCTGTTCACCTTCATGGGCACGCCCTGCATTTACTACGGAGACGAAATCGGGCTGACCGGTCATGAAGACCCGGACTGCCGTAAATGCATGGAGTGGGATAAGGACAAGCAGGACCGCGAGCTGTACGACTTTTACCGGCTGATGATTGCTTTGCGCAAGGAGCATAAGGCGCTCCGTGAGGGCCGCTTCCGGATCCTGTATGCCCGTGAGAACGACCCTTGCATTGTGTACGAGCGCGCCGATGAGCTGATCCACTTCACCGTCTGGATGAATAATTCACCGCAGCTGCGTACACTCAGCCACCCGATGGAGACAGATGACTGGCTCGATGCGCTGACAGGTGAAGCGGTAATCCCAGAGAACGGGATGATGAATATTGCGCTTGATCCGTACAGGTACCGGATTCTGTACCGTAATCTGGATTGA
- a CDS encoding transporter substrate-binding domain-containing protein, with the protein MNKWGKLSMGLLLAAGLLAGCGSNNNDNNTAASGNTNTGNATAAKKLIMGTSADFPPYEFHKVVDGKDTIVGFDIEIAKDIAADMGAELEIKDLPFDSLLNELSSGRIDMVISGLSPTPERAEAVGLSDIYYKAEQAVVVREADKDKFATMDSLKNTKIGIQTGSIQEDIAKGIEGAQLTSLGKISEIVLQLQSNRVDASIMEGPVAKSFVKNVKGLVITDAKPEVEDDGYVIGVKKGNTELLDQVNKTLTRLNSEGKIDEYVAAASELAESK; encoded by the coding sequence ATGAACAAATGGGGTAAACTTTCTATGGGGCTGCTGCTGGCAGCAGGACTGCTGGCTGGATGCGGCTCCAATAACAACGACAACAATACCGCAGCTAGCGGAAATACCAATACGGGGAATGCAACTGCAGCCAAGAAGCTGATTATGGGAACAAGTGCAGATTTTCCGCCATACGAATTCCACAAAGTAGTTGACGGTAAAGACACCATCGTGGGCTTTGATATTGAAATTGCCAAGGATATCGCTGCAGATATGGGTGCAGAGCTAGAGATTAAGGACCTGCCATTTGACTCTTTGCTGAATGAGCTGTCAAGCGGCCGGATCGATATGGTCATCTCCGGACTCAGCCCGACTCCTGAACGTGCCGAAGCTGTAGGTTTGTCCGATATCTACTACAAAGCTGAACAGGCTGTAGTGGTGCGTGAAGCGGATAAGGATAAATTTGCGACGATGGATTCATTGAAAAATACTAAGATCGGTATTCAGACCGGATCGATCCAGGAAGATATCGCCAAGGGCATCGAAGGCGCACAGCTGACTTCGCTCGGCAAAATCTCCGAGATCGTGCTGCAGCTGCAATCGAACCGTGTAGACGCTTCTATTATGGAAGGACCTGTAGCCAAGTCCTTTGTGAAGAATGTTAAGGGACTTGTGATTACTGACGCCAAGCCTGAAGTGGAAGATGACGGTTATGTTATCGGCGTGAAGAAGGGCAATACGGAACTGCTGGATCAAGTGAATAAGACGTTGACCCGCCTGAACTCGGAAGGTAAGATTGACGAGTATGTAGCGGCAGCAAGTGAGCTTGCTGAGAGCAAGTAG